Within Lentimicrobium sp. L6, the genomic segment CTCTTTAATCCGAACTCTTTATTCTGATTCTCCCCATAAAAATTAACATGAGCCAGAATTAGCTCATATGACACGAATTTATGAAGAGCTATCGGGATAACTCAATGAAATTTGGGGAAAAAGAGGGGCGAATTATCGAAATCTACTAGTAGAAATGCCAATAATACATCATCTTTTACTTAATAATCCTTTGATATTGTACCCTGTAACTGCATGATTATTAACAGAAACCTAATGCGTTATAGGCTTTTGTGGCAATTGTTAATAATCGAACAAAGGTTAAAAAGTAAATATATGCTTATTTATAAATATAGTAGCGTAAAATGTATTCTTGGGCTAAAGGTATTATCAATCAAAAAAATGCCGACTAAGAACTAAATAGCAAATATCAATATCTAATTCCAATGAAGAAATGTATTAAGCTTAAAGATAAGCAATACAATATCATTTATTATCGGCATAAACCAATGTATCATGAAAAATGGCCTTTAAGGCATTTTGATGAACATTTGATAATAGGAACGGAGGTTTTATCCTTTCACCATGGCTTTTACTTCAGAAACAGCTTTGTCTAAACCTTCTGGGTTTTTACCACCAGCTGTAGCAAAGTGGTCTTGTCCGCCACCGCCACCTTGAATATGTTGTGCTGCTGTACGAATCATCTGACCGGCTTTTAATCCTGATTTTTCTAAAGCATGTTCACCTAAAGCAATAGTTAAACTTGCTTTTCCGCCTTGCCTATTACCAAAAGCTAATATTAACTCTGGATATTTCTTTGTCAACTGGAAAGCTAGGTTTTTAACGCTGCCTGCGTCTAGATCCAGCACTTGTCCCAACCATTTAACTTCCCCAAATTCCTCTATTTTATTCTCTAATTCTTTTTTCTCGTTCTGAGCTTTTTCATTCAAGAGCTCCTCCACTTGTTTTTGCATTTTCTTCTGATCATCTAAAATCATTTGAATGCCTTTAACAACGTCTTTCTGATTTTTCAACAGACCTTTTACTGCATCCACAGTTTCTACATGGCTATTCATATAGTCGAAGGCTTTTTGTCCGGTATAGGCCTCTATTCGTCTAACTCCAGATGCAATAGCGCTTTCATGAATAATCTTGAATAAACCAATCTGTCCAGTGGCTTCCACATGAGTTCCTCCACAAAGCTCAACAGAATCTCCAAATTTGACAACTCTAACCAAGTCGCCATATTTCTCACCAAACAACATCATGGCGCCTTTTTCTTCTGCTTCTTCTATGGGAACTTGTCCATTAATATCTGCTGCTGTGTTGGCTTGTATAGCTACATTTACTAATGCTTCTACCTTTGCAATCTCTTCTTTTTCCATCCTCTGAAAATGAGAAAAGTCAAAACGCAGATGAGAATCGTTTACCAAAGAGCCTTTTTGCTCCACATGAGTTCCAAGAATTTCTCTCAAAGCTTTATGCATGAGGTGAGTGGCTGTATGATTTTTAGTGATTGCTGCACGTTTGCTTGAAGAAACTACTGCTTTAAATGGCAACTTCGGATTTTTAGGTAATTGCTTTGCAATATGAATAATAAGGTTATTCTCTTTCTTGGTATCGATAATGCTAATCTTTTCAGTTTCACTCTCAATATATCCTGTATCACCCACTTGTCCACCAGCTTCAGCATAAAATGGAGTGATGTTAAATGCCAATTGGAAAAGCTCCTTATTTTTAGTGATGACTTTGCGGTATTTAGTAATATGAATAGTAGATTGTAAATGATCGTAACCAATAAACTCTTCCACATCATCCTCTTTTAAAACCACCCAATCGTCAGTTTCTGAGGTGGCAGCTTTTTTAGAACGTTGTTTTTGAGCTTCCATTTCTTCGTCAAACTCACGCTTGCTTACTACCAGTCCTTTTTCTTTAAGAATAAGTTCGGTGAGGTCGAATGGAAATCCAAAAGTATCGTATAATTCAAAAGCTTCTTGACCTTTTATGACTTTATAACCTTGCATGGTTACATTGTCAATAATTTTATCGAGCATCTGAATACCAGTACTCAAAGTTCTTAGGAAAGAATTTTCTTCTTCCATCATCACTTTTTCTATCAATTGCTTTTGTTTCGCCAATTCGGGGAAGAAATCACCCATTTCGGATACCAATATATCTACTAATTTATAGATAAAAGCATCTTTAAAACCAAGGAAACTATAACCATATCTAACGGCTCTGCGCAGTATTCTTCTAATGACATATCCAGCTCCTGTATTAGAAG encodes:
- the alaS gene encoding alanine--tRNA ligase, whose protein sequence is MKAAEIRRNFIEFFESKQHSIVPSSPMVMKNDPTLMFVNAGMNQFKDVFLGHGKSVSSRVANSQKCLRVSGKHNDLEEVGHDTYHHTMFEMLGNWSFGDYFKEEAISWAWELLTELLKLDKDRLYVTVFEGDEADGTELDTEALEFWKKFVPAERILNGNKKDNFWEMGDSGPCGPCSEIHIDLRSDEERAKISGDKLVNEDHPQVVEIWNLVFIQYNRKASGQLENLPAKHIDTGMGFERLTMAIQGKRSNYDTDIFQPLLQEIANMCGKDYGQNEEHDIAMRVIADHLRAIAFAIADGQLPSNTGAGYVIRRILRRAVRYGYSFLGFKDAFIYKLVDILVSEMGDFFPELAKQKQLIEKVMMEEENSFLRTLSTGIQMLDKIIDNVTMQGYKVIKGQEAFELYDTFGFPFDLTELILKEKGLVVSKREFDEEMEAQKQRSKKAATSETDDWVVLKEDDVEEFIGYDHLQSTIHITKYRKVITKNKELFQLAFNITPFYAEAGGQVGDTGYIESETEKISIIDTKKENNLIIHIAKQLPKNPKLPFKAVVSSSKRAAITKNHTATHLMHKALREILGTHVEQKGSLVNDSHLRFDFSHFQRMEKEEIAKVEALVNVAIQANTAADINGQVPIEEAEEKGAMMLFGEKYGDLVRVVKFGDSVELCGGTHVEATGQIGLFKIIHESAIASGVRRIEAYTGQKAFDYMNSHVETVDAVKGLLKNQKDVVKGIQMILDDQKKMQKQVEELLNEKAQNEKKELENKIEEFGEVKWLGQVLDLDAGSVKNLAFQLTKKYPELILAFGNRQGGKASLTIALGEHALEKSGLKAGQMIRTAAQHIQGGGGGQDHFATAGGKNPEGLDKAVSEVKAMVKG